A genomic segment from Roseibium algicola encodes:
- a CDS encoding aspartate aminotransferase family protein translates to MSHVFPRHTKADLPVAVTGEGCYILDRSGKKYFDGSGGAAVSCLGHSDPDVIAAIKAQVDRIAFAHTGFFTSEPAEELADLLIGKAPGNLDRVYFVSGGSEAMEAALKLARQYFLEKGEASRHRVIARRQSYHGNTLGALATGGNQWRREPFAPLMIDTTHIAPCYEYRDRREGETAFDYGQRIANELDAEILRLGPENVMAFVAEPVVGATAGALPPVEGYFKRIREICDNYGVLLILDEVMCGMGRTGTLFACEQDGVAPDILCIAKGLGAGYQPVGAMLCTAAIYEAIETGSGFFQHGHTYIGHPTACAAALAVFRKLTGGVADRVMPMGEKLTTALNNAFGQHPHVGDIRGRGLFRGIEIVEDRASKAPFDPKRGINKALKKAAFEAGLICYPMGGTIDGVRGDHILLAPPFILEDSHVGEITDKLNQAFKAVF, encoded by the coding sequence ATGTCTCATGTTTTTCCCCGCCACACCAAAGCCGATCTCCCCGTCGCAGTAACAGGGGAAGGTTGCTACATTCTCGATCGGTCCGGAAAGAAATATTTCGATGGATCCGGCGGCGCCGCGGTTTCCTGTCTCGGGCACAGCGATCCGGATGTGATCGCTGCCATCAAGGCCCAGGTGGACCGGATCGCCTTCGCCCATACAGGCTTTTTCACCAGCGAACCTGCAGAGGAACTGGCGGACCTCCTGATCGGAAAAGCACCGGGCAATCTGGACCGCGTCTATTTCGTCTCCGGTGGATCGGAAGCCATGGAGGCGGCGCTGAAGCTGGCGCGTCAGTATTTCCTGGAGAAGGGGGAAGCGTCGCGGCACCGGGTAATTGCCCGCAGGCAGAGCTACCATGGCAACACGCTTGGTGCGCTGGCAACCGGCGGCAACCAGTGGCGGCGGGAGCCTTTTGCACCGTTGATGATCGATACCACCCATATTGCCCCCTGTTACGAGTATCGGGACCGCCGCGAGGGGGAAACCGCCTTCGACTACGGTCAGCGGATCGCCAACGAACTGGATGCGGAAATCCTTCGGCTCGGGCCGGAAAACGTCATGGCTTTCGTTGCCGAACCGGTTGTCGGTGCGACGGCGGGTGCCCTGCCGCCGGTCGAAGGTTATTTCAAGCGGATCCGGGAGATCTGCGATAATTACGGCGTGCTTCTGATCCTGGACGAGGTCATGTGCGGCATGGGCCGCACGGGCACCCTGTTTGCCTGTGAGCAGGATGGTGTCGCGCCGGATATTCTATGCATCGCGAAAGGGCTCGGAGCCGGCTATCAGCCGGTCGGTGCCATGCTGTGCACCGCTGCCATTTACGAAGCCATCGAGACCGGATCGGGCTTTTTCCAGCATGGCCACACATACATCGGCCATCCGACCGCCTGCGCCGCCGCGCTCGCCGTGTTCAGGAAACTGACGGGCGGCGTTGCCGACCGGGTGATGCCGATGGGCGAGAAACTGACGACGGCACTTAACAATGCTTTCGGTCAGCACCCGCATGTTGGTGATATTCGCGGCCGCGGACTTTTCCGGGGCATCGAAATCGTCGAGGACCGGGCCAGCAAGGCGCCGTTTGATCCGAAGAGGGGCATCAACAAGGCGCTCAAGAAGGCAGCATTCGAGGCCGGTCTAATCTGCTACCCGATGGGCGGGACGATCGATGGGGTGCGGGGCGACCATATACTTCTGGCGCCGCCTTTCATTCTCGAGGACAGCCATGTCGGAGAGATTACCGACAAGCTCAACCAGGCGTTCAAGGCGGTCTTCTGA
- a CDS encoding YcbK family protein has translation MRQRLTAWIVFLGLTVTLAGCGTVAGVTGMGWMTASHNSIDYNDSSWCVPRKLKKVLNRVASRYGKVTVSSTKRWWLENWWKGGARDSYHLNCRAVDFSVRGNPSSVIAFLKSQPEVGGYKHYSSGHYHIDTGPRRTW, from the coding sequence ATGCGTCAGCGCCTCACCGCCTGGATCGTATTCCTAGGATTGACTGTCACACTTGCCGGCTGCGGAACCGTCGCCGGTGTTACCGGCATGGGCTGGATGACCGCATCCCACAATTCCATCGACTATAACGACAGTTCCTGGTGCGTGCCGCGCAAGCTGAAGAAGGTTCTAAACCGGGTTGCATCCCGCTATGGCAAAGTGACTGTCAGCTCGACCAAGCGCTGGTGGCTTGAGAACTGGTGGAAGGGTGGCGCCAGGGATTCCTATCACCTCAACTGCCGGGCGGTCGATTTTTCGGTCCGTGGCAACCCGTCGTCCGTCATTGCCTTCTTGAAATCACAGCCGGAAGTTGGCGGATACAAGCACTATTCTTCCGGCCACTACCACATCGACACCGGCCCGCGCCGGACCTGGTAA
- a CDS encoding ArsC family reductase, with the protein MKVYGIKNCDTVKKARKFLEEAGVPYEFHDYKKDGVDADRLAGFVGEFGWESILNKRGTTWRRLDEATQDSVVDAKSALDVMIENPSVIKRPIVAGETKNFVGFDPVAWEMALELGELK; encoded by the coding sequence ATGAAGGTCTACGGCATCAAGAACTGCGACACCGTCAAGAAGGCGCGGAAGTTTCTGGAAGAGGCCGGCGTGCCTTATGAATTCCACGACTACAAGAAGGATGGCGTCGATGCCGATCGACTGGCCGGCTTTGTCGGTGAATTCGGATGGGAGTCTATCCTGAACAAGCGCGGCACCACGTGGCGGCGCCTGGACGAAGCGACACAGGACAGCGTTGTCGATGCCAAGAGTGCACTTGACGTGATGATCGAGAACCCGTCCGTTATCAAAAGGCCGATCGTGGCAGGCGAAACCAAGAATTTCGTCGGCTTTGACCCTGTCGCATGGGAAATGGCACTGGAACTGGGCGAGCTGAAGTAG
- a CDS encoding adenylate/guanylate cyclase domain-containing protein has protein sequence MQEEAPGTSRPNRPATAAKSSEKSASAAKPGKKSDSVMVAGGNWRQRLRLWSGLILFTFCLSHFSNHALGIISFQAMDQASIWHYWVWRSPLGETVLILAALTHVLLALWRTSKRRTLKMSRWELLQLALGLYIPWLLIPHVTTTMGVAKEFGFLPLYEQMLTLLWPNAAVNQSILLLMVWTHAMIGLHFFLRLYPAYQKLKPLAAGFAFAMPVLAIWGWIEGARRLALSRDVTLRITPDQQLWASEVVVQFRAVVFGLIAVSLLAILIRYLLSLKARSLTVVYPGGLTVKAQPGATLLEISRMNDIPIASVCGGRARCSTCRVKILEGGETLPKPSVAEAAVLTRIGAGSDIRLACQARPESNVEVQPLVPVKASAIIGEHLKDAYYWGVEQDVVVMFVDLRNFTGITESQLAYDVVYLLNSYLDQASAAIREEGGYVDKFIGDGIMAIFGMDSNAETGARQALAACRRIEKVMKSLDKEKGPQFRDPIRLGIGLHLGPAILGRIGAAGTAGKRGGLTALGDVVNTASRLETENKNHGSFMVVSKAVVDAAGARIDGAEEAEIKVRGKEIPLQILAVKSLDGLHLADAVPA, from the coding sequence ATGCAGGAAGAGGCCCCCGGCACAAGCCGGCCAAACAGGCCCGCGACGGCCGCCAAATCTTCTGAAAAGTCCGCTTCGGCTGCAAAACCGGGCAAGAAGTCCGACAGTGTCATGGTTGCCGGAGGGAACTGGCGTCAGCGGCTCCGGCTGTGGAGCGGCCTGATCCTGTTCACTTTCTGCCTCAGCCATTTTTCAAATCACGCCCTCGGCATCATTTCCTTCCAGGCGATGGACCAGGCCTCGATCTGGCACTACTGGGTCTGGAGAAGCCCGCTTGGGGAAACTGTCCTCATCCTCGCAGCGCTGACCCATGTGCTGCTCGCCTTGTGGCGGACAAGCAAACGGCGAACGTTGAAGATGTCCCGTTGGGAGCTTTTACAGCTCGCCCTCGGTCTTTACATTCCCTGGCTCCTGATACCGCATGTCACCACGACCATGGGCGTTGCCAAGGAGTTCGGCTTCCTGCCGCTCTACGAGCAGATGCTGACGCTGCTGTGGCCGAATGCGGCGGTCAATCAGTCTATTCTGCTGCTCATGGTGTGGACCCACGCCATGATCGGCCTGCACTTCTTCCTGCGCCTTTATCCGGCTTACCAGAAGCTGAAGCCGCTGGCGGCCGGGTTTGCCTTTGCAATGCCGGTGCTTGCCATCTGGGGCTGGATTGAAGGCGCCCGCCGACTGGCCCTCAGCCGTGACGTAACCCTCCGAATCACTCCGGACCAGCAATTGTGGGCCAGCGAGGTCGTCGTTCAGTTCCGCGCGGTCGTGTTCGGCCTGATTGCCGTCAGCCTGCTGGCCATCCTGATCCGTTACCTTCTCAGCCTGAAAGCGCGCAGCCTGACCGTGGTGTATCCGGGCGGACTGACGGTGAAGGCGCAACCGGGCGCAACGCTGCTGGAAATCAGCCGCATGAACGACATACCCATCGCATCGGTATGCGGCGGGCGGGCCAGATGCTCCACCTGCCGGGTGAAAATTCTGGAAGGCGGCGAAACCTTGCCGAAACCGAGTGTTGCCGAAGCTGCGGTGCTGACGCGGATCGGCGCGGGAAGCGACATTCGGCTGGCCTGCCAGGCGCGCCCGGAAAGCAACGTGGAAGTGCAGCCCCTTGTACCGGTCAAGGCCAGTGCAATTATCGGCGAACACCTGAAGGACGCCTATTACTGGGGCGTCGAGCAGGATGTGGTGGTCATGTTCGTGGACCTGCGCAATTTCACCGGCATCACCGAAAGCCAGCTCGCCTATGACGTGGTTTATCTGCTCAACAGCTACCTGGACCAGGCCTCAGCCGCGATCCGGGAGGAGGGTGGCTATGTCGACAAGTTTATTGGTGACGGCATCATGGCCATCTTCGGCATGGACAGCAACGCTGAAACCGGCGCTCGGCAGGCTCTTGCCGCCTGCCGCCGTATCGAGAAGGTCATGAAATCGCTCGACAAGGAGAAGGGTCCGCAGTTTCGCGATCCGATCCGGCTCGGCATCGGCCTGCATCTGGGGCCGGCCATTCTCGGTCGCATCGGCGCCGCCGGAACGGCAGGCAAACGGGGTGGGCTGACTGCGCTTGGCGACGTGGTCAACACCGCAAGCCGGCTGGAAACGGAGAACAAGAACCACGGCAGCTTCATGGTTGTTTCCAAGGCTGTTGTCGATGCGGCAGGCGCGCGGATCGACGGTGCCGAAGAGGCCGAGATCAAGGTGCGCGGCAAGGAAATCCCCTTGCAAATCCTTGCGGTGAAAAGCTTAGATGGTCTCCATCTCGCTGACGCCGTTCCCGCCTGA
- the argE gene encoding acetylornithine deacetylase has product MLEKLISFNTVSDRSNLDLITFVEDYLSQWGVTSGRALDETGQKAALYARIGPDIDGGTVLSAHTDVVPVAGQNWSHDPFSAWEENGRLYGRGAADMKGFAATVLAKVPDFLNAPLRRPIHIALSYDEETGCDGARVLIPEMLANGPRPSVVIVGEPTSMKVVTGHKGITVLKTRIQGHPVHSSQLHRGVSAISVAARLIGWLDARTAENRAKADPDCPFEPPYTTLHCGTISGGQAHNITAQHCEFVTDIRLLPGEHAKDWVAAYRAFIENEVLPGMKAISPDCAIEVRELAYVPGLGEEPDGLAETTARRLTGDNSRNVVVYATEGGIFQDHGLSTVVCGPGSIDQAHQPDEFIELSELDRCAAFLDKLIDRMSQFDS; this is encoded by the coding sequence ATGCTGGAGAAACTGATCTCCTTCAACACCGTTTCGGATCGAAGCAACCTCGATCTGATCACCTTCGTCGAAGACTATCTCAGCCAATGGGGTGTCACTTCAGGGCGGGCGCTGGATGAAACGGGCCAAAAGGCCGCTCTTTATGCCCGCATCGGTCCGGATATCGACGGCGGAACCGTCCTGTCCGCCCACACCGATGTCGTTCCGGTGGCGGGCCAGAACTGGTCTCACGATCCTTTTTCCGCCTGGGAGGAAAACGGCCGCCTCTACGGCCGTGGCGCGGCGGACATGAAAGGCTTCGCGGCAACTGTACTTGCCAAGGTTCCGGATTTTCTGAATGCACCGCTCAGACGGCCCATCCACATCGCGCTGTCCTATGACGAGGAAACCGGCTGCGACGGGGCCAGGGTGCTGATCCCTGAAATGCTGGCAAACGGCCCGCGCCCTTCCGTGGTGATTGTGGGCGAACCGACCAGCATGAAGGTCGTTACGGGCCACAAGGGCATTACAGTACTGAAGACGCGCATCCAGGGACATCCGGTCCATTCCAGCCAGTTGCACCGGGGTGTTTCGGCGATTTCGGTGGCGGCCAGGCTGATCGGCTGGCTGGATGCCAGAACCGCGGAGAACCGGGCCAAGGCCGATCCTGACTGCCCGTTCGAACCGCCCTACACCACCTTGCATTGCGGCACCATTTCCGGCGGCCAGGCGCACAACATCACGGCCCAGCACTGCGAATTCGTGACCGATATCCGGCTGCTGCCGGGTGAACACGCGAAGGACTGGGTCGCAGCCTACCGGGCCTTCATCGAAAATGAGGTTCTGCCGGGAATGAAAGCGATCTCGCCGGACTGCGCCATCGAGGTGAGAGAACTTGCCTATGTGCCCGGGCTGGGAGAGGAACCGGACGGGCTGGCGGAAACCACTGCCAGGCGCCTGACCGGCGACAACAGCCGCAACGTCGTGGTCTATGCCACCGAAGGCGGGATCTTCCAGGATCACGGACTTTCGACCGTGGTTTGCGGTCCCGGATCCATCGATCAGGCCCATCAGCCCGACGAATTTATCGAGCTTTCCGAACTCGACCGCTGCGCTGCCTTCCTCGACAAGCTGATTGACAGAATGTCGCAATTTGACAGCTAA
- a CDS encoding ABC transporter substrate-binding protein: protein MNKRKIVIAAALFAAGTGTAVHAETLKFAFQGALNALDPYSLNETFTLSSLGNTYEGLTRRGPDLAIEPALAESWEIVDPNRWRFHLRKGVKFHNGSDFTAEDVAFSVDRVRSEGSDLTTRVPADAKVEIVDDYTVDFVLTGPNPILHYEWDTFYIMDKEWTTENDAVKVTSASDTSANHAALNANGTGPFKIVSHEAGVKTVYEKYDGWWDEAKHNIDTVEFTPIGSDATRVAALLSGEMDMVYPIPVQDIKRINDNAGTKALTGPELRTIFLGMDQMRDELLYSDVKGKNPLKDARVRKAFYQAIDIEGIKKKVMRDLSNPSALMVSPLLFSKSADFERYPYDPEAAKALLAEAGYADGFSIGMDCPNDRYVNDEAICQAVAAMLARIGVKVNLNAQPKAKYFAKILASGGYDTSFYLLGWTPGSFDSWNVLDNLMNCRDESGKGSPFNNGGFCDEKIDQLTDEILVEIDPEKRDAMIAEAFRISHENAYYLPLHQQSLAWGVSDKLDLVQRADNQFQFRFVTKN from the coding sequence ATGAACAAAAGAAAAATTGTCATCGCCGCAGCGCTGTTTGCGGCGGGAACGGGGACTGCTGTTCATGCTGAAACGCTGAAATTTGCCTTTCAGGGTGCACTGAACGCGCTTGATCCCTACAGTCTCAACGAGACCTTCACCCTGTCGTCGCTCGGCAATACCTATGAAGGCCTGACGCGCCGTGGTCCGGATCTGGCCATTGAACCGGCCCTGGCCGAGAGCTGGGAAATCGTCGATCCGAACCGCTGGCGTTTCCACCTACGCAAGGGCGTAAAGTTTCACAACGGCAGCGATTTCACTGCCGAAGACGTTGCCTTTTCCGTCGACCGCGTGCGCTCGGAAGGGTCCGACCTGACCACCCGCGTCCCGGCTGATGCCAAGGTCGAGATCGTTGACGACTACACGGTCGATTTCGTTCTCACCGGTCCGAACCCGATCCTGCATTACGAGTGGGACACGTTCTACATCATGGACAAGGAGTGGACGACGGAGAACGACGCGGTGAAAGTCACCTCGGCGTCCGACACTTCTGCGAACCATGCCGCGCTCAATGCAAATGGTACCGGACCCTTCAAGATCGTCAGCCATGAAGCCGGCGTGAAGACCGTCTATGAAAAATACGACGGCTGGTGGGACGAAGCCAAGCACAACATCGACACGGTGGAATTCACGCCGATCGGTTCCGATGCAACGCGCGTTGCCGCGCTGCTGTCCGGCGAGATGGACATGGTCTACCCGATCCCGGTGCAGGACATCAAACGCATCAACGACAATGCGGGAACCAAGGCGCTGACCGGCCCGGAACTGCGCACGATCTTCCTGGGCATGGACCAGATGCGCGACGAGCTGCTCTATTCCGACGTCAAGGGCAAGAACCCGCTCAAGGATGCCCGGGTGCGCAAGGCCTTCTACCAGGCGATCGACATCGAGGGGATCAAGAAGAAGGTCATGCGGGACCTGTCCAACCCGTCTGCCCTGATGGTTTCGCCACTGCTGTTCTCCAAGTCGGCCGATTTCGAGCGTTATCCCTATGACCCGGAAGCCGCCAAGGCACTGCTGGCCGAAGCCGGCTATGCAGACGGCTTTTCCATCGGCATGGACTGTCCGAATGACCGCTACGTCAACGACGAGGCGATCTGCCAGGCGGTTGCCGCCATGCTGGCTCGTATCGGCGTGAAGGTGAACCTCAACGCCCAGCCAAAGGCGAAATACTTCGCCAAGATCCTTGCTTCCGGTGGTTACGATACGTCGTTCTACCTGCTTGGCTGGACCCCCGGATCCTTCGACAGCTGGAACGTTCTGGACAACCTGATGAACTGCCGCGACGAATCCGGCAAAGGTTCGCCGTTCAACAACGGTGGCTTCTGCGACGAGAAGATCGACCAGCTGACCGATGAAATCCTGGTCGAGATCGATCCGGAAAAGCGTGACGCCATGATTGCTGAAGCTTTCCGCATCAGCCACGAGAACGCCTACTACCTCCCGCTGCACCAGCAGAGCCTGGCATGGGGCGTTTCCGACAAGCTGGACCTTGTCCAGCGTGCCGACAACCAGTTCCAGTTCCGCTTCGTGACCAAGAACTGA
- a CDS encoding ABC transporter permease yields the protein MIGFATRRIVQAMIVMLVVALLAFTMFRFVGDPINQMVGIETSIEEREALRERLGLNDPVPVQFFRFVTKAAQFDFGTSYQFRQPVSELFAKRIPATLELSFASAVFALVVGIPMGIYAGLNRESPVSKLFLSVSLIGISLPTFFIGILLIFLFSVTLQWLPSFGRGETVQIGSWWTTGFLTISGLKALILPSITLGLYQMTLIMRLIRAEMLEVIRTDYIKFARARGLPDRLVNFRHALKNTLVPVITITGLQLGAIIAFATITETVFQWPGMGLMFLQAVQNVDIPIMSAYLLLTAFLFVTINFIVDILYFFIDPRLRVGRP from the coding sequence ATGATTGGATTTGCAACGCGCCGCATCGTGCAGGCGATGATTGTCATGCTGGTGGTCGCCCTTCTCGCGTTCACCATGTTCCGCTTTGTCGGCGATCCCATCAACCAGATGGTCGGCATCGAAACCTCGATCGAAGAACGGGAGGCCCTGCGCGAGCGCCTGGGTCTGAACGACCCGGTTCCGGTCCAGTTCTTCCGTTTCGTCACCAAGGCCGCGCAATTCGATTTCGGCACGTCCTACCAGTTCCGTCAGCCGGTTTCCGAGCTTTTCGCCAAGCGCATACCCGCCACGCTCGAACTCAGCTTCGCGTCTGCGGTGTTTGCGCTCGTTGTCGGCATTCCCATGGGCATCTACGCCGGGCTCAATCGGGAATCGCCCGTTTCCAAGCTGTTTCTATCAGTTTCGCTGATCGGCATTTCGCTGCCGACGTTCTTCATCGGTATCCTGCTGATCTTCCTGTTTTCCGTCACCCTGCAGTGGCTGCCGAGCTTCGGACGCGGCGAGACCGTGCAGATCGGATCCTGGTGGACGACCGGCTTTCTGACCATCTCCGGCCTGAAGGCGCTGATCCTGCCCTCCATCACGCTCGGCCTCTACCAGATGACCCTGATCATGCGGCTGATCCGAGCCGAGATGCTGGAAGTCATCCGGACCGATTACATCAAGTTCGCCCGGGCGCGCGGTCTGCCGGACCGGCTGGTGAACTTCCGGCATGCCCTCAAGAACACGCTCGTTCCAGTCATCACCATCACCGGGCTGCAGCTTGGCGCGATCATCGCTTTCGCGACCATCACCGAGACCGTTTTCCAGTGGCCCGGCATGGGCCTGATGTTCCTGCAGGCCGTGCAGAACGTCGATATTCCGATCATGTCCGCCTATTTGCTGCTGACTGCCTTCCTGTTCGTGACGATCAATTTCATCGTCGACATCCTTTACTTCTTCATCGATCCGCGTCTGCGGGTCGGTCGGCCATAA
- a CDS encoding ABC transporter permease: MPFVTNEEAKSSVQDRATPVKEPGRMARALDSDLFHSFLKSKVTVVAATGTAILFLLAFLAPWIAPHDPFDLASISIMDARVPPVWMEYADPRFLLGTDDQGRDMLSGIFYGMRISLIVGFCSVVVAAFIGISLGLVAGYMGGRVDAIIMRIADVQLTFPAILIALLIDGVAHGIFGAIDREVFAFYILIVSLALSFWVQYARTVRGSTMVEKNKEYVQAARVIGIPSVIIMVRHILPNVTGPVLVIATINLALAIVTEATLSFLGVGMPPTQPSLGTLIAIGNDFLYSGEWWIAIFPGLALALLVLNVNLLGDWLRDALNPKLR, encoded by the coding sequence ATGCCTTTCGTCACCAACGAAGAAGCAAAATCCAGCGTTCAGGACAGGGCGACACCGGTCAAGGAACCGGGGCGGATGGCCCGCGCTCTCGACAGCGACCTCTTTCATTCGTTCCTGAAATCGAAGGTCACCGTTGTCGCTGCCACCGGCACGGCAATCCTGTTCCTCCTTGCGTTCCTGGCGCCGTGGATTGCTCCACATGATCCGTTCGACCTGGCGTCGATTTCCATCATGGACGCCCGCGTTCCTCCGGTCTGGATGGAATATGCCGATCCCCGCTTCCTCCTGGGAACGGACGATCAGGGCCGAGATATGCTCTCCGGTATCTTCTACGGCATGCGGATCTCGCTGATCGTCGGCTTCTGCTCTGTTGTCGTCGCCGCCTTCATCGGCATCTCGCTGGGGCTCGTCGCGGGCTACATGGGTGGTCGGGTAGATGCGATCATCATGCGGATTGCCGACGTTCAGCTGACGTTTCCGGCCATTCTGATCGCCCTTCTGATCGACGGTGTCGCGCATGGCATCTTCGGCGCGATCGACCGGGAGGTCTTCGCCTTCTACATTCTGATCGTGTCGCTGGCGCTGTCCTTCTGGGTGCAATATGCGCGCACGGTTCGCGGTTCCACTATGGTGGAGAAGAACAAGGAATATGTTCAGGCCGCCCGCGTGATCGGCATTCCCTCGGTCATCATCATGGTGCGCCATATCCTGCCGAACGTCACCGGACCGGTGCTTGTGATCGCGACCATCAACCTGGCACTTGCCATCGTGACCGAAGCGACGCTCTCGTTCCTGGGTGTCGGCATGCCGCCTACCCAGCCGTCCCTCGGCACATTGATCGCCATCGGCAACGATTTCCTCTATTCGGGGGAGTGGTGGATCGCGATCTTCCCGGGCCTTGCACTGGCCCTGCTGGTGTTGAACGTCAACCTTCTGGGCGACTGGCTGCGCGACGCCCTCAACCCGAAACTCAGGTGA
- a CDS encoding ABC transporter ATP-binding protein yields the protein MSVLDIKDLRVEFPGRKSVFVAVDDVTLSVDAGKVLGVVGESGAGKSTVGNAVIGLLQEPGHIAGGEVYLHGKRIDQLPYKEKRRLRGRKIGMIFQDPLTSLDPLQTVESQLVETIRTHLPLSGSQARQRAIELIEAVGIPDAPERIKQYPHQFSGGMRQRVVIALALCAEPELVIADEPTTALDVSIQAQILELMRKLCRERNVAMLVITHDMGVIADITDHVAVMYHGELVEYGETTQVLGAPEHPYTQSLISAVPRPDIKVERFPVVNYIEKAGTPQKQIDIATHWLGKARDYEKVSGPLVKATDLDMRFETRGSIFPSKRKYFQAVKKVSFDINEGETFGLVGESGSGKSTIARLITGLYQPTGGSILFGKTELTSLKNRKDVLAMRRQMQMIFQDPYSSLNARMRVSDIIAEPIKFHRLASSNAEVRQIVDDLLDHVGLGAAAGRKFPHEFSGGQRQRISIARALATRPRFLICDEPTSALDVSIQAQILNLLKDLQEELGLTMLFISHDLAVIRQMCNRIGVMRHGELCEVADCDQLFEAPQHPYTRELLNLMPSLELLSRANLATA from the coding sequence ATGAGCGTTCTCGATATCAAGGACCTGAGGGTCGAGTTTCCGGGCCGAAAATCTGTCTTCGTCGCCGTCGATGACGTTACCTTGAGCGTCGATGCCGGCAAGGTTCTCGGCGTCGTCGGAGAATCGGGTGCAGGCAAGTCGACAGTCGGCAACGCGGTGATCGGGCTGCTGCAGGAACCCGGACACATAGCCGGCGGTGAGGTCTATCTTCACGGCAAGCGCATCGACCAATTGCCCTACAAGGAAAAGCGTCGTTTGCGCGGCCGAAAGATCGGCATGATCTTCCAGGATCCACTGACGTCTCTCGATCCGCTGCAGACGGTGGAAAGCCAGCTTGTGGAGACGATCCGCACCCATTTGCCGCTCTCCGGATCGCAGGCCCGCCAGCGCGCGATCGAACTGATCGAAGCCGTGGGCATTCCAGATGCGCCCGAACGCATCAAGCAGTATCCGCATCAGTTTTCCGGCGGCATGCGCCAAAGGGTGGTCATAGCGCTTGCGCTGTGTGCGGAACCTGAACTGGTGATCGCGGACGAGCCGACAACCGCGCTCGACGTTTCCATCCAGGCGCAGATCCTTGAACTGATGAGGAAGCTGTGCCGGGAGCGTAACGTCGCCATGCTGGTGATCACCCATGACATGGGCGTGATTGCCGACATCACGGACCATGTGGCGGTGATGTACCACGGTGAACTGGTGGAATACGGCGAGACGACCCAGGTGCTGGGCGCTCCGGAACACCCCTACACCCAGAGCCTGATTTCAGCCGTGCCACGCCCTGATATCAAGGTCGAGCGGTTTCCGGTGGTCAACTACATCGAAAAGGCCGGCACACCACAGAAGCAGATCGACATCGCCACACACTGGCTCGGCAAGGCACGCGACTATGAAAAAGTGTCCGGTCCGCTGGTCAAGGCAACGGACCTCGACATGCGGTTCGAGACCCGTGGCTCGATCTTCCCGTCCAAGCGCAAATACTTCCAGGCGGTCAAGAAGGTCAGTTTCGACATCAACGAAGGCGAGACCTTCGGCCTCGTCGGCGAGAGCGGGTCGGGCAAATCGACCATCGCGCGCCTGATCACCGGCCTCTACCAGCCGACCGGAGGGTCGATCCTGTTCGGCAAGACCGAGCTGACGTCGCTCAAGAATCGCAAGGACGTTCTGGCGATGCGCCGCCAGATGCAGATGATCTTTCAGGATCCCTATTCCTCGCTGAACGCCCGCATGCGCGTCAGCGACATCATCGCGGAACCGATCAAGTTCCACCGACTGGCGTCAAGCAACGCGGAAGTGCGCCAGATCGTCGATGACCTGCTCGATCATGTCGGTCTGGGCGCGGCGGCCGGCAGGAAATTTCCGCACGAGTTTTCCGGCGGTCAGCGCCAGCGCATCTCCATCGCACGGGCGCTCGCGACGCGGCCCAGGTTCCTGATCTGCGACGAGCCTACCTCGGCACTCGACGTGTCGATCCAGGCACAGATCCTGAACCTTTTGAAGGATCTTCAGGAAGAACTTGGGCTGACCATGCTGTTCATCAGCCACGACCTGGCCGTGATCCGGCAGATGTGCAACCGCATCGGCGTCATGCGCCATGGCGAGTTGTGCGAGGTGGCAGACTGCGACCAGCTCTTCGAAGCGCCGCAACACCCCTATACACGCGAACTCCTGAACCTGATGCCGTCACTGGAGTTGCTGTCGCGGGCAAACCTCGCAACGGCCTGA